The DNA segment GGCAACCGCCTGATCCTCGACATGATCAAGGACGACAAGTTCGGGCTGAAGGGCTTCGACCTCGTCGAATCCAGCGAGCAGGGCATGCTGGCCCAGGTCGAGCGCGCTACCCGACGCAAGGAAGCCATCGTCTTCCTCGGCTGGGAGCCCCACCCGATGAATTCGAAGTATGAGATGAGCTATCTGTCGGGTGGCGACGACGTGTTCGGCCCCGATTTTGGCGGCGCCACGATCTACACCAACACCCGCGCCGGCTATGTCGCCGAATGCCCCAATGTCGGCACCCTGATCAAGAACCTGAAATTCTCTCTCAATGCGGAGAATGTGGTGATGGGCTACATCCTGCTCGACGCCATGGACCCCGCCAAGGCCGCGACCAAGTGGCTGAAGGCCAATCCGGCGGTTTGGGAGCCCTGGCTCGCCGGCGTGACCACGATCGACGGCAAGCCCGCGGTACCCGCGGTGAAGGCCAGCCTCGGCCTCTGATGCCCTGACACGGGCCCTTGCGCCTCAGCGGCGGCAAGGGCCCCCTCAGGCAAGATCCGGACAACGCCGCTCCGTCACACCGAAGGTCGCGCGTCGTACATGTCCGGCGGAACGTGCACAGCCGGCAGGCCACGCGCCTTCACGCCCAACCTGAAATTGAGGCCGGACCCGATGTATGACTGGCTGACCGATCACAAGATCCCGCTGGGGCTCTGGCTTAGGGACTTCGTCGACCTGCTGACGACCCACGGACAGGACTTCTTCGACCTGATCTCGCTGGTGCTCGGCACCCTCATCGACGGCATCACCGCTGCGCTGCTCTTCGTGCCGCCGCTCCTTCTGATCGCGCTGTTCGCCCTCGCCGCCTGGCTGGTGCATCGCTCGATCGGGCTCACCGTCTTCATCCTCGGCGCACTGCTGCTGGTGGCCAATCTGGGCTATTGGGAAGCGACGATGGAGACGCTCTCCCTCGTTTTCTGCGCCACACTGGTCTGCGTCGTGGTCGGAGTGCCGATCGGCATCGCCGCCGCGCATCGTCCCTGGATCTACACCGCCATCCGGCCGATCCTCGACCTCATGCAGACCATCCCGACCTTCGTTTACCTGATCCCGACGCTGGTTCTGTTCGGGCTCGGCGCGGTGCCGGGGCTGATCTCGACGGTGATCTTCTCCATTCCCGCCCCGATCCGCCTGACCCATCTCGGAATTTCTTCGGTACCACCCGCGCTTTATGAAGCGGGGAAAGCCTTCGGTGCCACCAAGACGCAGCTGCTGTTCAAGATTGAGTTGCCTCACGCACTGCCGACCATCATGGCTGGTATTACCCAGTGCATCATGCTGAGCCTTTCGATGGTGGTCATCGCGGCACTGGTCGGTGCGGATGGACTAGGCAAGCCGGTGGTGCGCGCACTCAACTCGGTCAACATCGCCATGGGCTTCGAGGCCGGCCTTGCCATCGTCGTGCTGGCGATCGTGCTGGATCGCGTGTGCAAGCGGCCCGAACGCCGCTCCCGGAAAGGGTGAGATACGCCATGCCGGCCGTGGAATTCCGCAATATCGACATCGTCTTCGGCACCGACCAGAAGCGCGCGCTAAAGCTCATCGACGAGGGCCGCACGCGCGAAGAGATCCTCTCCACGACGGGCGCCGTTCTGGGTGCGGCGGGGGTGAGCCTTGCCGTGGAGCGCGGCGAGATCTGCGTGCTGATGGGGCTTTCCGGATCGGGCAAGTCCACCATTCTGCGCGCCATAAATCGACTGAACGAGGTGGCGCGCGGCGAAGTCATCGTCGAGCACAAGGGCGCCGCGATCGATGTCGCTCACTGCGACGAGGGCACGCTGCGCGACATTCGAATGCACACGGTCTCCATGGTGTTCCAGCAGTTCGGACTGCTGCCCTGGCGCACGGTGCGTGACAATGTGGGCTTCGGTCTGGAACTGCGCGGCATGCCGGCGGCCGAGCGCACCCGTATCGTGGACGAAAAGCTCGCCATGGTCGGCCTTACCAACTGGGCCGAGAAATACACCAATGAACTCTCCGGTGGCATGCAGCAGCGCGTCGGCCTCGCTCGTGCTTTTGCGACCGATGCCGATATCCTCCTCATGGACGAACCCTTCTCGGCGCTCGACCCGCTGATCCGCGACAAGTTGCAAGACGAGTTGCTCGACCTGCAGCGGCGTATCCACAAGACCATCGTTTTCGTCAGCCACGACCTCGATGAGGCGCTCAAGCTCGGCAACAAGATCGCCATCATGGAAGGCGGGCGCATCGTCCAGGCCGGAACGGCCGAGGACATTCTGCTCCGTCCGGCCAATGAATATGTCGCCGAGTTCGTGAAGCATATGAACCCGCTCAACGTGCTGCGCGGCACCGCCGTGATGCGCCCGGCGGCGAGCCTGCCGCGCGACGGGGACACGGTGGTCCTCGACAAGGCCGGCCGCGTGAGGGTGAAGATCGATGATGAGGGTCGCCCCATCAGCATCGATCTCGACGGCCGCGCCGGCCTGCTGGCAACAGCCGATGGCGATGCCGGCACCATCGACGACAGGCTCGCGATCGCCTGCGACTGCATTGTCGCGCCCGTCGATCTTCGTCTCAAAGCCGCGATCGAGCTGAAGCGCCACACCGACCTGCCAATCCTGCTGGTCGATGACCTCGGGCGCCTCGCCGGACTGTGCGACGACGACGAAATCTATCGCGGGTTGCTGCGACGGCTCGACGGCTAGACTGCCCCCTGGGGCGCCTGTTCGGGGAGTGTTGCGTCAGGCCGCTGCGGCGGAACCGACGGCCTCGACAACATCAGCCACCACGGATTCGACAAGCGCGCGGTCATCGCCTTCGCCCATCACGCGGATCACCGGCTCCGTTCCCGAGGGACGGATCAGCAGGCGGCCATGGCTGTTCAGCTTCAGCTCGGCTGCGGCGATAGCCTTGATGACACCGTCATCCTCCAGCGGCCGCCCTTTCTTGTACCGCACATTCTTCAGTATCTGCGGCAGCGGATCGAAGCAGTGGCACACTTCCGAAACCGGCTTCTGGCGGCGCTGCACCATGGCAAGCACCTGAAGTGCGGCGACCAGCCCGTCACCCGTGGTCGAATAGTCCGACAGGATGATGTGGCCGGACTGCTCGCCACCAACATTGTAGCCATCAGCCCGCATGCGCTCCAGCACGTAGCGGTCGCCAACCGGCGTACGCACCAGCGAGAGCCCGCGACCGGCCAAATGTCGCTCAAGGCCAAGATTCGACATGACCGTAGCAACGATGCCTGCGCGCGTGAGGCGCCCCTCATCCTGGAAGCTCTCGGCAACCACAGCCATGAGCTGGTCTCCGTCGACCAGATGGCCCTTCTCATCAACGATCAGCACGCGGTCCGCGTCGCCGTCGAGCGCGATGCCAATGTCGGCGCGGACTTCGCGCACCTTCGCCATCAGCGCCTCTGGGGCGGTCGACCCGACTTCGTGGTTGATGTTGAAACCATCCGGCTTGTCACCGATGGCGATCACCTCGCAGCCGAGCTCCCACAGCGCCTCGGGGGCCACGCGGTACCCCGCGCCGTTGGCACAGTCGACCACCACGCGGATGCCCTCGAAGGACTGGTTACGCGGCAAGGTGCGCTTGGCGAACTCGATATAGCGTGCATGTACGCTCTCCAGCCGCTTGGCGCGCCCCATCTGAGCCGGTTGCGCAAGCCGGGACGACATGTCGGTATTGATGAGGTCTTCGATCTCGCTCTCAATGGCGTCCGAGAGCTTGTAGCCATCGGGCCCGAACAGCTTGATTCCATTGTCGTCAAAGGGGTTGTGCGACGCCGAAATCATTACACCGAGATCCGCCCGCATGGAATGAGTCAACATGGCGACCGCCGGCGTCGGCATCGGGCCAAGCAGCAGCACATCCATGCCGACAGAGGTGAAACCGGCGACCAACGCGTTTTCGATCATGTAGCCGGACAGGCGGGTGTCCTTGCCGATGACCACGCGATGCCGGTGCTCGCCGCGATGGAAAACGAAGCCCGCAGCCATGCCGACGCGCAGCGCCAGCTCAGGCGTGAGGATCCCGTTGGCGCGGCCGCGAATACCGTCCGTGCCAAAATATGTGCGTGCCATTCTCTGCCCCTTGAGGACCGCCCCACCTTTCGGTCCGTCGACCTTCAAACGAAAGCGTGCGCGCAGCTAACCCGCGCGCACCACTGTTTCACGTCTCTAGCACCGACGATGACGCAAAGGGTTTCACAAAGTGTAAGCACACCTTGCAACGCAACTCAGCCGTGCTCCACCGCGGCTGCCGCTGCCGCCACTTCTCGCTCGGCTTCCTCGGTGCTTCGCACGCCATTGAAGAAGGCGTTCAGTATGACCGCCGCGATAGCGGCAAGGAGAATCCCCGACTCGAGGAGGGGATGCAGCGCGTGGGGGAGGTTCTTGAAGAAGTTGGGCGCCACCTGGGGAATCATCCCGAAGCCGACCGCTACCGCGACCACGTAGAGATTGAAGCGGTTATTGCGGAAGTCGACACTGGTGAGGATACGCGCACCGGTCGCAGCCACCATCCCGAACATCACCAGACCGGCGCCGCCGAGCACGACCTGCGGCACGGCCTCGACGATCGCCGCCATCTTGGGAAGCAGCCCGAGCCCCAGCATGATCACGCCACCGGCGGCGGTCACATAGCGAGAGCGTACCCCGGTGACGCCCACAAGTCCGACATTCTGCGAGAAGGATGTGTAGGGGAAGGTGTTGAAGAGGCCGCCCAGCAGTGTGCCCACGCCATCCGCGCGCAGACCAGCCGTGAGATCAGCGCGGTCGATGCTCTTGCCCGTCATGTCGCCCAGCGCGAGAAACATGCCGAGCGATTCGATCATGACGACGATCATCACAAGGCACATCGTCAGCACAGGCACGATGTAAAACTCGGGCATGCCGAAGTGAAACGGGACGACGACGCCGAACCAATCGGCCTGCGCCACCTTCTCGAAGTGCATCACGCCGATCACGCTTGCCAGCGCGCAACCGGCAATGATGCCCAGCAGCACGGCGACATTTGCGACGAACCCCTTTCCCCACTTGGTAAGCGCGAGAATGACGACAAGCACGAACAGCGCAATCGCAAGGCCGCCGACCTGGGCGTAATTTGGGTTGGGAAAGGAGCCGCGCACGCCATCGACCACTTTGGTCACCGTCGGCAGACCGCCTCCGGCCCAGTTAATGCCGACCCTCATCAGCGAAATGCCGATCACCATGATGATCGTACCTGTCACCACAGGCGGGAACAGCGGCAGCAGCCGCGAGACGAAGGGGGCGATGACGATGCCAAAGATACCGGCGGCGATCACCGAGCCGTAGATGCCCAGAATGCCGATATCTCCCGTGGTGGCGATCGAGAGCATCGGCCCGACCGAGGCGAAGGTCACCCCCATCATGACCGGGAGACGGATACCGACACCGGGAAAGCCGAGGCTCTGGATAAGTGTGGCAAGGCCACAGACAAAAAGGTCGGCGCTGATGAGGAAGGCGACATCCTCGGGAGGAAGCTTCAGCGCCCGTCCGACGATAAGCGGCACCGCCACGGCGCCTGCATACATGACCAAAACGTGCTGCAGGCCAAGCGTGGTGAGCCGCGGCCAGGGCAGCTTCTCATCTACCGGATGCACTTTCGCTGTCATGTAACCCTCCGCTGCTGGGCCCCGGGGCGTGATTGCACCCAGTCTCGCTACGAAAGGTATTCAATGTTCATGCCATGGTGCCATGGCACCCTTCGAAAAGCTGCTTAGCGTCGAGCCCCAACACCATCGTGGCGCGGCAACCTGCCCATAAAGAAAAGCCCCGGCGCATGCGCCGGGGCTTTCGGGATTGTCACGATATTGCTGTCTCTCGTTTATGCCTGCGGCTGCGGCTCCATGCCGGCGTCGGGACGCGGAGGGCGGTTCTTGCCCGCGGTCGGCACCACCGAACCACGCGTGTGAGCCGGCTCGATGGTGGTGTCGCGCACCGGAGGCTGACCATCGAGCAGGTTGATGATCTCATCGCCCGACAGTGTCTCATACTCGAGAAGACCGCGCGCCAGAGCTTCCAGCTGCTCGAGATTCTCGGTGAGAATGCGCTTGGCCTCGACATAGCCCTCGTCGACGAGCCGGCGCACTTCGCTGTCGATCGTCTGGGCGGTCGCCTCGGAGACGTTCTGCTGGCGTTGCATCGACATGCCGAGGAACACCTCGTCCTGGTTCTCGCCATAGGCGACCTGACCCAGCTTCTCCGAGAAGCCCCAGCGGGTGACCATCATGCGGGCAAGCCTGGTCGCCTGCTCGATGTCGGACGCCGCGCCCGAGGTGACCTTGTCATGACCGAAGATCAGTTCCTCGGCGACGCGCCCGCCCATCATGATGGCAAGACGCGAGGTCATCTGCTCGTAGCTCATGGAGAGCTTGTCGCGTTCGGGCAGCTGCATAACCATGCCGAGCGCGCGGCCGCGCGGGATGATGGTGGCCTTGTGCACCGGATCCGTCGCCGGAACCTTGAGCGCAACGATGGCATGGCCGCCTTCGTGATAGGCGGTCAGCATCTTCTCGTCCTCGGTCATGACCAGCGAGCGCCGTTCCGCGCCCATCATCACCTTGTCCTTGGCATCCTCGAAGTCGCTCATCGTCACCATGCGCTTGTTGCGCCGGGCGGCCATGAGAGCTGCTTCGTTGCAGAGATTCGCAAGGTCCGCGCCGGAGAACCCGGGCGTGCCGCGGGCGATGACCTTGAGGTTCACGTCCGGTGCAATCGGCACCTTGCGGGCATGGACCTTGAGGATCTGCTCGCGACCGACGACGTCGGGGTTCGGCACGATGACCTGACGGTCGAAACGGCCAGGACGCAACAGTGCAGGATCCAGCACGTCCGGGCGGTTGGTCGCAGCGATGAGAATGATGCCCTCATTCGCCTCGAAGCCATCCATCTCGACGAGGAGCTGGTTCAGCGTCTGCTCGCGCTCGTCGTTGCCGCCGCCAAGGCCAGCACCGCGATGACGGCCGACTGCATCGATTTCATCGATGAAGATGATGCAGGGCGCATTCTTCTTCGCCTGCTCGAACATGTCGCGCACACGGGACGCGCCGACACCCACGAACATCTCGACGAAGTCCGAGCCGGAGATCGTGAAGAACGGCACATTCGCCTCGCCGGCGATGGCGCGGGCGAGCAGGGTCTTACCCGTGCCGGGCGGGCCAACGAGGAGCACGCCGCGCGGGATGCGCCCGCCGAGCCGCTGGAATTTCTGCGGATCGCGCAGGAATTCCACGATCTCCGTCAGATCGCTCTTCGCCTCGTCAATGCCCGCGACGTCCTCGAAGGTGACCCGGCCATGTGCCTCCGTCAGCAGCTTGGCCCGGCTCTTTCCGAAGCCCATGGCCTTGCCACCCGCACCCTGCATCTGGCGCGAGAGGAAGATCCACACGCCGATCAGCGCGATGAAGGGCAGCCAGGAGATCAGCAGGCTGACAAACCACGGGACATTGTCCTGCTGCGGTTTGGCCGTGATCGAAACGCCCTTGCCATACAGCCGCTGGACCAGCGAGGGGTCATTCGGCGAATAGGTCTGGAAGGCGCGGCCATCGGTGAAGGAGCCGGTGATCTCCGGGCCCTGGATAACGACGTCACGCACGCGGCCCTGATCGACCTCGTTAAGAAGCTGCGAGAAGCTAATATCGTTCGCCGCCTGGCGCTGAGCCGGATTCTGGAACAGCGAAAAAAGCGCCAGGAGCAGCAGAACGATGATCACCCACAGGGCAAAATTCCGGATATTGGCGTTCATCTCGTTCCTTTCGGCGCCGGTTATCGGCCGACGCGCGCGGGTTCCGCCGGCGCTGGCGGACCTCCCTTTTCGCACCGTAATTTAGGTCTGCCATTGATGCTTGCCAAGATGCCGTGGAAAAAGCGGTTCCCAGCACGCGCACATTCGCGTCAGAAAGCTGGATTTGTGCACCACAAAACCAGCATCGCTCAGCTTTTTACCATACGACGAGGCGGCGCGCGGCGTACCACGATATGTGCGCGGCGAGCGCGGATCAGCGCGCCGGCGAGGGTACGCGCCCCAGTTCCCGTGGCCGGCAGGGCGACAAGCCAGTCGTGAACGGCTTCCAGCTTCGCGAGTTCAACCGGCCCGTCCCCGACCTCCTGCACCACCCGACCCATGAGACGCAGGCCGATCTCGGGCGGCAGGGCGAGCAAGGCGCCACGTCCGAGGGCGATACCCTCGCCGTCCACGGACCACAGGTCCGCGGCGGCCGCGTCAACCGCGCTTTCGAGCGCCGCATCGGCGCGCGCCAGGCGTGAGGCAAGGCGGGACAGACGGTTCGCATCAAGCCCCTCCCGCGCCAACGTCGGCATCAATGCCCGCAACCTCGCGCGCGCGAATCGCGGATCGGCATTGGAAGGGTCCACCACAAAGTCGACGCCAGCGGTGGCGCAGATCGCCAGGAGGTCGTCCTTCGCCCAGCCCAATAGCGGACGCAGCAGCGCCACCCCGCCAAGCTCACGCGTCGCAGGGATTCCGGCGAGTCCTGAAAGTCCAGAGCCACGCATCAGGCGGAACAGTACGGTCTCCGCCTGGTCGTCGCGGGTATGGGCGGTGACAATGCCATCGGCGTCGATGGCGCGCGCATGAGCGAGAAGCGCCTCGTAGCGTCCATTGCGCGCCGCTTCCTGCAGGCCGGAAGACGTCAGCCGTGTCGGCAGGTCCAGCACCGCGTGGGACAGGCCAAGCTGTCGTGCCAGTCGGCCGACGGCCTCGGCCTCTTCGCGGGCCTCGGGTCTCAGGCCATGATCCACGGTGGCGACAGCCAGGGCAGGCCCGTCCGGCCGCGCCGCACACCATTTCCGGGCGAGCAGCATCAGCGCCGTCGAGTCAGGACCGCCCGACACCGCAAGAAGCACCCGGCGGCGATCGTGGAGGGACGCGAAGATGGCTGCGAGCGCGCGCTCGTCGGGAAAGACGGGAATCGACGCCGGCCTAGCAGCCGGCACGCTTCTGCTCCTGCGCCACACCCTGCTTGATGGTCGTGGAGGCGCGCGGGTACTTGTTGTTCACGGCATTGAGCGTCGCGCAGGCGGCGTCCTTCTCGCCGATCGCTGCGAGGGACTGGCCAAGCCGCAGCAGCGCATCCGGCGCCTTTACCGCGTTTGGATAGTCGGTCGAAACCTTGAGGAAATTCTGCGCAGCCTCCTTGTAGGATTTGCGCAGATACTGCGTTTCGCCGAGCCAGTAATAGGCGTCAGGGGCAGCGCGGTCATTGGGATAGAGCTGGATGAACTGCTCGAAAGCCTGGCCAGACTGCGCATAATCCTGCTGCAGCATGTAGCCATAGGCTGCATCGTACAGGTCCTTCGGGCTACCCGCAGGCGGCATTGCCGCGGTGCCAGCAACCGATCCCGACAGCGCTCCAAGGTCCATCGGCGTACCTGGAGCCATGCTCGGCGCCGGACCGGAAGGCGCGGTCGTACCGAGAGGACGTGGCGCGCCGGGAGCCGAGGGCTGGGCAGCGGGATCGAACACATCCGCGCGGCGATTGGGATCGGGCATGGCCGGGGGAACGCCGGCGCCACCCGCAGGCGCCACACCGCCGCCCTGCAACGCCCGCAGCTGGTTTTCGAGCTGCTGGTTCCGGTACTGCAATTCCTCGATCTGGCCCGTCATAAGCCGAAGCTGGCTTTCGAACCGATCCATCCGCGCCGATACGGAGCCCTGCGCGTCGGCCTCCGTGGCCGCAGAGCCGGTATTTCCCGAGCGCACCTGCCCCGGCGGTTTGAACAGATTACCGAAGAAGTCATTCGTCGCTTGCGCCTGCGCGCCACTCCAGGCGACGGGCGCTGTCGCCGCGAAACCGGCAAGCAGCAGAACAGCAGAAAGGCGGGGAGCACGGGACATAATGGTCACTACTGAAGGCTTCGATACAGGCAACGGGACATGCCTTGGCAAAGACGGATCAACCTCGCGGGCATCCGCATGATAGCGGAACATAGGTGAGTGATCGCGTCCAAAGTGTGACCCGGCGCCGGTATCCGCCCCGGCGGAACCTGACCTCACGCCCTCGGGCAACAGGCTGGGCAACTAGACCCTACACCTGAAGCCCGCGCCGTGAAGCGGCCCCTGAACTCAGGAGCCGGTCGCGTTCAGCACCGTCACCACGCGCCGGTTCTGCGACCAGCAGGAGATATCGTTGCACACTGCCACCGGGCGCTCCTTGCCGTAGGAGATGGTGCGCATACGGTTGGCATCGACGCCGCGGGAGACGAGATAATCGCGCACGCTCTGCGCACGGCGTGCGCCGAGTGCGATGTTGTATTCGCGCGTGCCGCGTTCGTCGGCATGGCCTTCGATGGTGAAGGTGTACTTCGAATAGTGGTTCAGCCACTGCGCCTGCTTGTCGAGTGTCTGCGCCGCCTGCGGCGACACGTCGGACTGGTCGCTTTCGAAGAACACGCGGTCACCGACCGAGACGATGAATTCCTGCGGGCTGCCCGGAGGCGCGGAACCAAGCGCCTGACCCGCGCCATCCATCGGATTCTTCGCGCAGGCCGCCGCGAGCATCGCAAAGCCGATGATAAAGGCGACGCGCGCTCCGCCCCACTGGCGCAACATACGGATCATGACCGCTGACTCCTAAATTCCCTGACCGGGCGCCCCGATCTAGCGTGATTGCGTTAATGGATGGCCCGTCAACCTTTACGGAACCTTGCCCAATTGCGTCGAAACCGCGACCATGGCTTAAACCATCTCTTATGGTTAATCGTTCCCAAACGCGCTCTATGAACGCAGGGGCGACCAGGCAGGATCGGACGCGTAGCTTGGAGTCGGCACTCGCTGCTCGTTGTAGCCGGTAATGTCGACCGTGTAGAGCTGGGGTCCCGCCGCCCCGCCAGGATCGCGGAAGAACATGATCACGCGCCCGTTCGGAGCGAAGGTCGGCCCTTCATTGTGATAGCCCTCGGTCAGAATACGCTCGCCCGTGCCGTCCGGACTCATAATGCCAATGGCGAAACGACCCTGGGCCTGTTTGGTGAAGGCGATGACGTCACCCCGCGGTGACCACACCGGCGTCGAATAGCGCCCGTCGCCAAACGAAATGCGGTGCGGGTTCGAGCCGTCGGGATTCATCACGTAAATCTGCGAGGTCCCACCGCGATCGCTCTCGAAGCAGATCTGCGAGCCATCGGGTGAATAGCATGGCGCGGTATCGATCGCCGCCGTGTCCGTGAGCCGCGTCGTCGCCTTGGACCTCAAATCCATGACAAAGATGTTGGAATTACTTCCCTGCTGAAGGGACAGGATGACCCTCTGACCATCGGGCGCGAAGCGTGGCGAGAAGCTCATATTCGGGAAGTTGCCGACCACTTCCCGCTGGCCGTTCTCGATGTTGAGCAGGTAGACGCGCGGTTCGCCGCCGCCATAGCTCATATAGGTGATTTCCTGGCTGGTCGGCGAGAAACGCGGCGTCAGGACAAGGTCGTCGCCGCGTGTGAGATACGTCACATTGGCGCCGTCCTGGTCCATGATGGCGAGGCGTTTGATCCGCTTTTCCTTCGGCCCGCTCTCGTCGACGAAGACGATGCGCGTGTCGAAATAGCCCTTTTCGCCGGTAAGGCGCTCATAGATCGCGTCGGCGATGATATGGGCGACGCGGCGCCAGTTCTCCGGCTGGGTGAAGTACTGCTGTCCGATGAGCTGCTGGCCGGCAAAGACGTCCCACAGGCGGAACTCGGCCTTCACGCGCCCGTCGGGCTGGCGGGTCATGCGGCCGGTGACCAGTGCCTGCGCGTTGATCACACGCCAGTCCTGGAAGCGCGGCGAGGTGTCGGGATTGGTGATCTTCTCGACAAAGGCGGCCGGATCGATCGGCGCGAACAGGCCGGAGCGGCGAAGATCGGCAGTAATGATCTGCGTCACCCCCTTGCCCGCTTCCACGTCCTGCGGGCTGCTACCGCCGACGAAATCGGTGATGGCAATAGGCAGCGGCTGCACCGATCCGCCGGTCACGTCGAGCTTGAGCACCGCTTCTGCCGGGCGTGTAAGCAGACCAAGACCGGTGAGCGCACCGGCACCGGCCAGGAGACCGCGCCGGCCAATGAGGTGACCCGAACGGCCGGAACGGACAATGTGACTCATAATATCGATCTCAATGTTAACCGCTGACGGCGAATGCCCGTCCCAAACGTCTGCTGTCGAATCACTTTCTGTGCTGCCCAGGAAACAGCACATTCTGGCAACAGCGCGGATGCCAGGCCGACCGGCGCCACATGCATCACTGAATCCATGACGGATCGAAGGTCAGCTGCATTTCACGCCAGACGTCGTATTTGTCGGCGGAAAGCATCGGAAACGGGTTGGGCTGCTGTGCGGCAGCATAAATGGCGCGCTCGACGCTTTCCCTCATCTGCGGCGCATAGGGGTTCGAGGCGTCCTCGATTCCCACCACTTCAGGACGAGCGATCAGCGTACGGTTCGGGCTCAGCTGCACCACGACGATCACCTTGACCCGGCTGACATTGGCCGCACCCGTCGGCATGTGCCAGAAGCGCGCGAGATACGCTCTCAGCGCGTCGAGTTCGGTCTGTGAGAGCGTAGGGGCATAGCCTGTGGACGCACCGAGTGAACTGGTGTTGTTGATGGTGTCGCCGATCGACGCCATGCGCCGGGCTTCCTGCTTGTTGAGCAGGGCGGCGATATCGTTGGGGTTGAATTCCTTCTGATCGCTCGGCGGCGCCTGCACGACCTTGGGCGGTATGTTCTTGGGCTTTCTCGGAGGCGCGGGCGCGGGCTTGGCCTGCGCGGTCTCCTCGGGCTTGGGCTGATCGTCTTTCTTGGGCTCCGGCGGCTTGGCCGCAAGCGCCTCGGCATCCTTGGGCGGCGCCGGCTCGGGCTTGGCCTCGGCCTGTGCGGCAGGCGGCTTCGGCTCAGCCGGTTTGGCTTCCTCGGGCGGCGGGGGCGGCGGCGCGGCGGCTTCCTTGGCAGCCTTGATTTCCGGCTTGTCCTCGACCTTGGCTTCAAGATTCTCGGCAGGCTTGGGCTTGTCCTCGACCTTCTCGACCACCGGCTTGGGCGCCTCGGCCTTCGGCGCATCCTTCTTGCCCGCCATCATCTGCGACATCTCGGCGTCGGAAATGATGTCGATCGGCATCGACTCGACCGGCGGTACCTCGAACGGATTGGCCGAAGAGAACGACACCGCCATGAAGCCGATGATGCCCGCGTG comes from the Ancylobacter pratisalsi genome and includes:
- the ftsH gene encoding ATP-dependent zinc metalloprotease FtsH, translating into MNANIRNFALWVIIVLLLLALFSLFQNPAQRQAANDISFSQLLNEVDQGRVRDVVIQGPEITGSFTDGRAFQTYSPNDPSLVQRLYGKGVSITAKPQQDNVPWFVSLLISWLPFIALIGVWIFLSRQMQGAGGKAMGFGKSRAKLLTEAHGRVTFEDVAGIDEAKSDLTEIVEFLRDPQKFQRLGGRIPRGVLLVGPPGTGKTLLARAIAGEANVPFFTISGSDFVEMFVGVGASRVRDMFEQAKKNAPCIIFIDEIDAVGRHRGAGLGGGNDEREQTLNQLLVEMDGFEANEGIILIAATNRPDVLDPALLRPGRFDRQVIVPNPDVVGREQILKVHARKVPIAPDVNLKVIARGTPGFSGADLANLCNEAALMAARRNKRMVTMSDFEDAKDKVMMGAERRSLVMTEDEKMLTAYHEGGHAIVALKVPATDPVHKATIIPRGRALGMVMQLPERDKLSMSYEQMTSRLAIMMGGRVAEELIFGHDKVTSGAASDIEQATRLARMMVTRWGFSEKLGQVAYGENQDEVFLGMSMQRQQNVSEATAQTIDSEVRRLVDEGYVEAKRILTENLEQLEALARGLLEYETLSGDEIINLLDGQPPVRDTTIEPAHTRGSVVPTAGKNRPPRPDAGMEPQPQA
- the tilS gene encoding tRNA lysidine(34) synthetase TilS, whose protein sequence is MPAARPASIPVFPDERALAAIFASLHDRRRVLLAVSGGPDSTALMLLARKWCAARPDGPALAVATVDHGLRPEAREEAEAVGRLARQLGLSHAVLDLPTRLTSSGLQEAARNGRYEALLAHARAIDADGIVTAHTRDDQAETVLFRLMRGSGLSGLAGIPATRELGGVALLRPLLGWAKDDLLAICATAGVDFVVDPSNADPRFARARLRALMPTLAREGLDANRLSRLASRLARADAALESAVDAAAADLWSVDGEGIALGRGALLALPPEIGLRLMGRVVQEVGDGPVELAKLEAVHDWLVALPATGTGARTLAGALIRARRAHIVVRRAPPRRMVKS
- the ybgF gene encoding tol-pal system protein YbgF, translating into MSRAPRLSAVLLLAGFAATAPVAWSGAQAQATNDFFGNLFKPPGQVRSGNTGSAATEADAQGSVSARMDRFESQLRLMTGQIEELQYRNQQLENQLRALQGGGVAPAGGAGVPPAMPDPNRRADVFDPAAQPSAPGAPRPLGTTAPSGPAPSMAPGTPMDLGALSGSVAGTAAMPPAGSPKDLYDAAYGYMLQQDYAQSGQAFEQFIQLYPNDRAAPDAYYWLGETQYLRKSYKEAAQNFLKVSTDYPNAVKAPDALLRLGQSLAAIGEKDAACATLNAVNNKYPRASTTIKQGVAQEQKRAGC
- the pal gene encoding peptidoglycan-associated lipoprotein Pal, giving the protein MLRQWGGARVAFIIGFAMLAAACAKNPMDGAGQALGSAPPGSPQEFIVSVGDRVFFESDQSDVSPQAAQTLDKQAQWLNHYSKYTFTIEGHADERGTREYNIALGARRAQSVRDYLVSRGVDANRMRTISYGKERPVAVCNDISCWSQNRRVVTVLNATGS
- the tolB gene encoding Tol-Pal system beta propeller repeat protein TolB, with the translated sequence MSHIVRSGRSGHLIGRRGLLAGAGALTGLGLLTRPAEAVLKLDVTGGSVQPLPIAITDFVGGSSPQDVEAGKGVTQIITADLRRSGLFAPIDPAAFVEKITNPDTSPRFQDWRVINAQALVTGRMTRQPDGRVKAEFRLWDVFAGQQLIGQQYFTQPENWRRVAHIIADAIYERLTGEKGYFDTRIVFVDESGPKEKRIKRLAIMDQDGANVTYLTRGDDLVLTPRFSPTSQEITYMSYGGGEPRVYLLNIENGQREVVGNFPNMSFSPRFAPDGQRVILSLQQGSNSNIFVMDLRSKATTRLTDTAAIDTAPCYSPDGSQICFESDRGGTSQIYVMNPDGSNPHRISFGDGRYSTPVWSPRGDVIAFTKQAQGRFAIGIMSPDGTGERILTEGYHNEGPTFAPNGRVIMFFRDPGGAAGPQLYTVDITGYNEQRVPTPSYASDPAWSPLRS
- a CDS encoding cell envelope biogenesis protein TolA; this translates as MRAGFISSAVLHAGIIGFMAVSFSSANPFEVPPVESMPIDIISDAEMSQMMAGKKDAPKAEAPKPVVEKVEDKPKPAENLEAKVEDKPEIKAAKEAAAPPPPPPEEAKPAEPKPPAAQAEAKPEPAPPKDAEALAAKPPEPKKDDQPKPEETAQAKPAPAPPRKPKNIPPKVVQAPPSDQKEFNPNDIAALLNKQEARRMASIGDTINNTSSLGASTGYAPTLSQTELDALRAYLARFWHMPTGAANVSRVKVIVVVQLSPNRTLIARPEVVGIEDASNPYAPQMRESVERAIYAAAQQPNPFPMLSADKYDVWREMQLTFDPSWIQ